Proteins found in one Pseudoxanthomonas sp. SL93 genomic segment:
- a CDS encoding DUF423 domain-containing protein, translating into MNYDRRQRKPSFLALCGGVLAAMAVGLSAYASHGAEGQAQANLQTAAMFAFGHGLALAALTAGTVRRMGKTGLYALLLGTLLFAGSLSLKVLAGMSSLLAPAGGILLMAGWVVWAIDAVRR; encoded by the coding sequence ATGAACTACGATCGCCGCCAACGCAAACCCTCCTTCCTCGCCCTGTGCGGCGGCGTGCTGGCCGCGATGGCGGTCGGGCTGTCCGCCTATGCCTCGCACGGCGCGGAAGGGCAGGCGCAGGCCAACCTGCAGACCGCGGCGATGTTCGCCTTCGGCCATGGTCTGGCATTGGCGGCGCTGACGGCCGGTACCGTGCGCCGCATGGGCAAGACGGGCCTGTATGCCTTGCTGCTGGGCACGCTGCTGTTCGCCGGCAGCCTGTCGCTCAAGGTGCTCGCGGGCATGTCGTCGTTGCTGGCGCCCGCGGGCGGCATCCTGCTGATGGCGGGGTGGGTGGTGTGGGCGATCGACGCGGTGCGGCGCTGA